The Juglans regia cultivar Chandler chromosome 16, Walnut 2.0, whole genome shotgun sequence nucleotide sequence GACTTACTTTTCTAATCATTAGGTTAACGATACTAAGTGCAAAGGGATTATGGTGTCTTCGGGTGAAAAATTTCCCAGAATAGGTTTGAGTCTTTGGCCATTGGCTCTAAAAGTATTTCCATTTTGAGGGTTTACAATCCCTTAAAATTTACCACATAAGGGCCACTCTATCGAGATCTAAATTTACCACAtgagaaaaaactatttttatcaCATAAGGGCCATTCTATCGAGATCTAAATTTACCAAGGAACAAATGAAGTCTAGAATTATAGAGTAGGACTTGTTGATTTGGCTCAAAAGACTTTCTGAGAATACTCCTATCATGAAAAACCTTCATATGTTCCTTGGTCAACTTAGAATACTCATAGGCATCCCTCCTTGACTTATTTAATTCAGAAAGTTGAAGCTTCCTCAAAGACCCATCCTTATCCATgtcaaaattaaactttttcattgCCTAATATGCATTGTGTTCAAGCTCAATAGGCAGATGGCATGCCTTACCATAAACTAGCCTATAGGGAGAATGCCAATGATGGTTTTATAAGCAGTTCTATAGGCCAACAAAGCATCAGACAACCTTAATGACCAATCTTTTCTGTTTGGATTGACtgtttttttaaggatttgtttAATTTCTCTGTTTGCTAACTCAGCTTGGCCATTTGTTTGGTGCAACATCTTGAATTTTCGTAAGGAATCGTATTTACATTTTTGTATGGATGATGATGTGTCTTTGAATTTTTGGTTAAGTATGGAAGAGCCCATTAGACTAATTGCAACTTTTAGGTGGGATATGGATCTTTTAGTATAAGGCTTATTAGCCCCCAAAAGGAAATGGAGGGACTTGACCCAAGGAAATAAACCCATGAAGAGTATTTGCTTTAGTAGGCCCAAGTTAGGCTATGGGACAAGGAGGAGGTGCCACTTGGCTTCGAGAAGGAGGTTTTggtcctttgaaaaaaaaaggctaaGTTGACACTTGTCAACCATGCATTGGATCCTTAGGTGAAAAGTGGAAGAAGCAAAAAGAGGAACAtagggtttcggttttgggAGTGCAGGCGTCACTTTTTGTAAGACACAAGTTCTCATGGACACATGTCAAGCTAGGACAAAAGGTAACTTTGTGAGTTCCAAAAAGTGAGCTTCTAGAGACTTTTTGAGGAATAAGAAGAGCTTGTAGCAAACAGCAAAAGGGGGAAAGGGAGAGACCCAAAAAGCTTCCTAGGGAATGGCGCAAAAGTCCCTCAAACTTGTCAATTTCAGCTCCAAAGAATACACACACACTTTTCACACCACATGTCACCCATGCATTGGAGGGAAATCTTAGGAAGATTAGGGTTTAGAAGGAAATTACCATTTAACCTTTCAATACATTGAAACTAGACAAGAATGGTAggaaaaaatggaaatggaggCAACAGAGAGTTTCGGTTTTGGGGAGAAAAGGCCATACAACAACCACAACCCCAAGTCACCCTTTGGTCTTCCCATGCAAGTCACATCTTGGGAGAAAAATGAGGGAGGCTTTGCCACTTGTCTTACATGCATTGGTTGGTGAAAAACTTTGGAGAAACACTATATAATGAGGTAGCCGAAAATGGGGGAGTCCTTTTCGCAAAAATTGTTCTTGTTCTCCTATTGCATTTCAGCCACCacactcattctctctttagTTTCTATTTTCCCACATTTTCTCACTAGCCAAACACCATCACACTTACCACCATTTTCGTGTATCACCAAGAAACCACTCACAATACTTCGAGTAGGAGCTCAACACTTGGAGGTAAGCTTCTTTTCACCTTTTCATGTGAGCGTGCACGACCAAATTGGTGGaaaattatttcttcatttctgTTTTAGGGTTTTTCAACACAACCACCCATTTTCACACTAGAAGCTAGGGTTTTCTCTTCAAGGAAGATGGAACCTGAAGtattcttaatattttgaatacatgAACGCGAGTTTAGAGGGACGTATGATTCGGTTTTAGCTCAGAAGAAAAGCTAAGATTTTAATCTTCAAAGGTTTCTGCCCTAGGGTTTTTTGCATGagaaaaagattttgaaaatatcactACACCCACACTCACTCACATTTTCGGAATCTAGGGTTTTTGTGTTTCGATTTCTAATATACTACgttattttttcagattttctctAATATTATCGTTGGactttttgtaagtaaacttccaACCTATGTTtgatattatttgtatatattacgTGAactcttctctttttatttgctTGAACGATGTTATTTGCTTCATGTATATTATTCGGCCTATGTGATGCTATGAATAATTGTTTGAAATAGTGGTTTGAAGCATGATATTCCATGATGATATATTCGGCCCTTGTGTATTTATGCATGAAGTTGTTGCTTAAATATGATACATGTTAGTTTTGGTTTTGCCATATATATTGGTTTTCCATGTTTGTTTGGATGTAAGATCTAATGAAAGCATGATGTTATGAATTGGAATGATGGAAATACATATTTTGGAAGGCCTAGATGGATCAGCCAAgacctaaatttttttttgatatttgaTGGATGAATCGAATATATTTGCATGAAATTATTCTTGTTTACATGTTCTAATGTTCTCAACCTATGTTATTAGATGCATGATGAACTATGTTACTTGGCTtttacatgttgcatgaacaagATTAATGTTTCATCATGAGTCCATGTCatatgtcacatgcatttgggtccATGTCTTAAAAAGAAAGAGTCAAAGATGTTTTATAATGATCCCAAATGCTAGGACGAGGAAATGCCCTAGTGGAGCTCCCTGTCTACTTTGAACTGTCTAAAGTCAAGTGGAAACCCCTAGGTCGATGAAGTACAGTCGAGGAAATGCCCTATGGAAGGACACTGGAGTGGggttgcacctaaagctagtgggtgcatattACGATGAGGGCGAAATATGCGAACTACCGTaaagaatatgtttatgtttatgaCATAGTCACCTCGATCAAATGGATCGTTGGTTGATGCGGTATCTAGCGGTGAACACACGGTGTTTACGAGAGCCGTGAGGTATCCATATATGTAAATGATATGACATGAAAAAGACATTTGAGCTCCATGATATGAAATGACATTGTAATAACCGGGCTTAGGCCCAGCCCGTTGGTGAGGCCCAGCCCATTGGAGAAGCCCAGCTCTTGAGTAGTTTTAGTGAGACCGAACGGCGTCGCTTGGGTGAAGGGATTAATTCccttgcactgtttttcttcttcgcgTTGCCTTCCCCTCTGCTCTGCATTTCCGGATCTCTCTCAACCGTGCGCACCAACCCACGACTCCAGCGGTTGCTTATCATCTCCTTTCACACTCAAGGTTCGGTTTTTACTCATTTCTTTGCAGACTTCTCAATCGGGTTCTCactgttttcttctccttccgctGATTTCCTTCGTTCTGCATTTTCGGTCTGCAGTTACTGGATATTTCCATCTCCGTGGGTCTCGGTTTTCTTTAGTTCTTCGAAGTAGTCCGTGGGCATCAAGTCTGGGcgcttgaatttatttttcctttcggtaactaatttttttccctttccttcgtTTGTCTGTTTCACGCATGCACTGGTTGGTTGACCGTGCATCACACTTAgacttatttttcttcctctatgCGCAGACCATTAGTAATTTCAGTAGATGAATTTTTGagcgtttattttttttagttgttgttttaattgctgAAACAGTGAAGTGTATTGGAATTATGGAGGtggaggagtataattttgggtgttttgtgagtcggtttttgaagtattacttgagactttttggtgtgAAATGACGGGTCTTTTGGAACTAGTggtattgaatttttctacaagttttgaattgttgaatgagtagAGTATTGATGCGGGCACTGAAATGGTTTTATTCGAAGTTTGGAAGCGAagtttggattggattatgttttaattattagagttgctgtggttgattttggaaatgattataGTCGGTTGGTATTATTAAAAGGTGTGgatgttttgggtttcaattgcaAATGGGttgaagagagttgttcggatttaattgttagatagttatggagctgtgaagggactgtttgattttttattcattaaatagcaggctactagattggttattaaatgttggatatatgttcttttgtttaggtggtgttacttttagagttccggctcaaggtgttgataattcgAAGAaatcaggtaagcggggtttatatactagttttacataaaataaatgaaaggaggttgacgttgagaataaatgtgtttaatttttgaaagagatgatctgaaaacaacctcaaatgtttattctgcatatgcataaattctatacaaaggaaagtgtttttctgtcatgactggtgtagacatgagctagttttgtgtactttatttctgaactatgtaaagagcgaatatgaaaatctggaagttttgttatgaacaaatgagaatattttgtttatgtttatctcgaacatgtgaaatgatctgaagcttttcagtattttgttttgatatgatgtgtcatctgggaatcttggcatgatgttctgattctgtatatgattgtaaccggattttcgatgaaatccgttctgtttctgttaaggcccagccacgggtataatggtggtttataaccctaccacgggggtgaaacatggaaaatggcccagccacgggtataatggtggtttataaccctaccacgggggtgaaacatggaaaatggcccagccacgggtataatggtggtttataaccctaccacgggggtgaaacatggaatatggcccagccacgggtataatggtggtttataaccctaccacgggggttaaacatggtattgtcccgatgtgatgctaagagatgagataagattataatgtttcagtttagaaatgccaacggaagttctttttggaataagtttattttctgaaaacttcgctctaatgttttgtaaaagttttgtttctgcattctgaaagtaaatgttttgttcggcttatcaaatgttataaatgctcatgtttacatgctggTATATGCTccttgcttgctgagttgttgataactcaccccgttaatcttcataatatttcagatgacatcgatggttcagctgaggatcagtattagagtctatggagaagattagcactgatttgtggttggatatctcatgttactagtgttggtgttagagactaattattttcttaagttgcttcaatcgatttagacggtttatggagatttatgttaatgttttattatttttagttgttatttgagacaagaagaagagttgattatatttgggttatttggattgaatattggataaatgaactatttgatgtgtttaattgaagtatttacgttcgatttgagttttgagaaaatggatatattattgattttgggagtactctagccttgttagagctgattatcaggtttatgagttaactctccggaccctcggggtcggggcgttacagttggtatcagagacaggtttgaattctgcatactgtagaccttggaggtttagatatctgtgggttcataggatgtgtaaatttcaaaataggaattggaggattataaggattgtcatgtggatatttaagtttgagttaCAAGAAcattaagattgattttgatgggatttgaggttttaaatTTGGCTGATGTTAgaaattgaatttggaactttgaggttatagattttagTGATATACGTGTGTATTAAGTGATGTCAAATTTGCATAGTTATCTGATttatatagacatatatatgtatatgtgtttatatgcatattttatttatcctcttatttatttttatttaccttGTATAttcgttttcttttattttagaacgtTTCACCGAGTGTAGactttcaggatggctgctcgtcgtagagttcgaactcttgaagatttgaatgaaGACGACAATGGTGGGGGttgcacgttcgaacaatttaatcgaacgcatcctcccacctttgatggaagaggcaaTGCGAATGCTGcggaagattggatacaagacattgaagaaatatttggtgttttggagtgtACCGATCAGCAAAAAGTCAAGTTCGCAGCCTTTAAATTATCTGGAGAAGCAAAGAGGTGGTGGAATTCTGAGAAAATTATCAGGGAAGCTGAGGGGATTGGagtaattgtttgggctcaattcaagcagagTTTCTTCGACCGATTCTTCCCTAAGGCAGATAGGGATGCTAGAGCCCGAGAGTTCACCAACTTGGTGCAGGGAACCATGACTgtgcgccagtatgctgcaaggtttgcggaattatcacgtttcgccgcatacttgattcccgatgaggagaaaaagactaggaagtttgaagaaggcttgaactacaggatttatgaaCGGGTGATGATCTtacagattcagaatttttcagaattagtacACAAGGCGATGCTAGCGGAACAGAATCTTAAGAGGGGTGCTGAATTacaagaacagaggaagagagctgCTCCACAAGGATTTCCTAGTTCGGATCAAGGgcaatggaaaaagagaaatgaggggagcagttcaagtcagagGCAGATACAGGGAAATCCTACACCTAACCCTTGTAAGTTCTGTAACCGCATACACCATGGAGAGTGCAGGAAGGAAGTGGGTTCATGTTTCAAATGCGGTAAGGATGggcatttcattagagaatgtcCATTGCTGGCGGAGGACAACAGAAGGCCCAACCCACCCCAAAACTTTAGGCCGATTAATCAAGGCAACAATCAGCGGAGGACTGTACCTGCTCGGGTTTTTGCTTTGACACCGGGAGAAGCTGAGGACAAGGAGGATGTCATCACAGGTATAATTCTCTAACCATCTCTTAAAAATTTCTTTGTTGAGAATTAAGGAATATTTGTCTTATTATTTCTTTGGATTAAATGACGTAACCAGGAATTGTTCCCTTATTCCTCAATAAggctattgttttatttgactcgggggcTACTCACTcctttatttctatggattaTGTTAAGTTGTGCCCCATTGTTGCTGATGAGATGGACTACAATTTGAGGGTCTCTACCCCAACTGGTGATATAGTGACTTGTAACAAGATTTTACTCAAGTGTCCAATAACTATTAGCGGGAAGGAAATGCCAGCTAACCTGATAGTCTTTCCTATGactgggtttgatgtgattttggggatggattggttagcttccagttatgctagtattgattgttttaaaagggAAGTGGTGTTTAAGTTTCCGGAAGAAGAGGAACTTCGGTTTATGGGATCTAGAGTGTGTACCTCTCCATCAGTTATTTCTGCTTTTCAGGTTGACAAGCTATTACGTGATGGGTGTCAAGGGTTTTTGGCCTTTGTGGTGGatgaaccaaaggaagaattgaAACTTGAAGAGATTCCTATTGTGAGGGAATATCCAGAGGTTTTTCCTGAAGATTTGTCTGGATTACCGCCtgagcgggaggtagagtttgctattgaattagCACCAGGCACAGCGCCTCTTTCCAAAGCCCCTTATCGAATGGCGCCATCAGAGTTAGCCGAACTCAAAGAACAGTTGCAAGACTTGTTAGACAAAGGTTTCATTAGACCTAGTGTGTcgccttggggagctccagtcttgtttgtgaagaagaaggatgggacaatgaggatgtgtatagactacagggaactgaatcgagtgaccataaagaataaatatccgttGCCCCGcatcgatgatttatttgatcagcTGCAAGGTGCGCAGGTGTTTtctaaaattgatcttagatcgggttatcatcaattaaaaatcaaggcggaggatgtgcctaagacagctttcaggaccaggtatggccactatgaatttttagtcatgccttttggtttaaccaacgccccagcagtatttatggacttgatgaatcgagtatttcatgaatttctggataaatttgtagtggtgtttattgatgatatattaatctactccaagaGCAAAGCCGAACATGAAGACCATCTGAGACAAGTACTAGGGACACTCagggataagaaattatttgctaagttgaagaagtgtgaattttggcttgagtctattgcatttttgggacatgtagtcTCAAGGGATGGCATTTCTGTAGACCCCGGGAAGATTGAAGCAATAGTTAACTGGACTcaaccaaccaatgtgcatgaagttaggagtttcttgggtttggctggttattaccgtcgatttatagacaatttctcaaaaatagcgGTTCCCCTTACCTCCCTCACAAGGAAGAACAACAAGTATGTTTGgactgaaaaatgtgaggaaagcttccaggaattgaagaagagattggtgacagCTCCAGTTTTGACAGTCCCTAGCGAAAGAGGAGGATTTGTGGTTTACAGTGATGCTTCACGTTTGGGTTTGGGATGTGTGTTGATGCAGCATGGGAAAGTAATAGCATACGCTTCTCGGCAACTGAAGACATATGAACAAAATTACccaacacatgatttggagttggccgccgttgtctttgcacttaaaatctggaggcattatttatatggtgaaaggtgcgaaatctacacggatcacaagagtttgaaatacttcttcactcagaaagaactgaatatgagacagaggagatggctcgAACTAGTCAAGGACTATGACTGCAACATTAACTACcatccaggcaaagctaatgttgtagctgatgcacttagcaGGAAGCTAGTGGGACCAGTAATTGCAACTCTTACCTCTCAGCCCCACTTATTAATGGACTTGGAAAGAGCCAACATTGAAGTAGTTGTGGGTGACCAGCAGGCATTAATagccagtttaatagttcaaccagctttgatagacagaatcaagctcgcccaaaaagaagattctaagttggcgagattatttgaagaagtagaaaaaggggATAAACCTGAGTTTAATATTTCTGAAGATGGAGTATTAAGGTTTGGAAACAGATGTTGTGTGCCGGACAGTGTTGTAATAAAAAGACT carries:
- the LOC118344786 gene encoding uncharacterized protein LOC118344786 gives rise to the protein MILQIQNFSELVHKAMLAEQNLKRGAELQEQRKRAAPQGFPSSDQGQWKKRNEGSSSSQRQIQGNPTPNPCKFCNRIHHGECRKEVGSCFKCGKDGHFIRECPLLAEDNRRPNPPQNFRPINQGNNQRRTVPARVFALTPGEAEDKEDVITGIIL